Sequence from the Agrococcus sp. SL85 genome:
CGTCGCGCGCGCTCGTGGCGTCGATGGAGTTGGGGCTCGGGGCCGCGAGGCCGAGCTCGGCCGCGACGAGCGCCGGGTCGAGCCCGAGCGTCGAGCCCGCGAGCGCGCCGGCGCCGTAGGGCGACTCGCTCGCGCGCACGCGCCAGTCGGCGAGGCGCTCGAGGTCGCGCACGAGCGGCCACGCGTGCGCGAGCAGGTGGTGCGAGAGCAGGATCGGCTGCGCGTGCTGCAGGTGCGTGCGGCCCGGCATCGGGGCGTCCGGGTGCGCCTCGGCCTGCAGGCGCAGCGCCTCGATCACCGCGCGGATGCCGCGGGCGACCTCCTCGGCCTCCTCGAGCATCCAGACGCGCACGAGCGTCGCGATCTGGTCGTTGCGGCTGCGGCCGGCGCGGAGGCGCCCGCCGAGCTCGGCGCCCGCGACCTCGATGAGGCCGCGCTCGAGCGCGCCGTGGACGTCCTCGTCGGACTCCGCGGCGACGAACGCGCCCGTGCGCACCCGCTCGGCCAGCGCGTCGAGCGCGCCGCGCATGTCGCGCAGCTCGTCGTCCGAGAGCAGGCCCGCGGCGTGCAGCGCGGTCGCGTGCGCCTTCGAGCCGCGGATGTCGTGCTGCGCGAGCCGCCAGTCGAAGTGCGTCGACTTCGACAGCGCCGCCATCTCGGGGCTCGGGCCCGAGGCGAAGCGGCCGCCCCAGAGCGAGCCCTCGTTGGTGCCGTGCTGCGGCGCGGCACCCGATGCACCGGTCCCCTGCGCGCCGCTCATGCCGCGCTCCGCTCGAGCAGGCTGCGCTCGAGCAGCCAGGCCAGCAGCGCCTTCTGCGCGTGCAGGCGGTTCTCCGCCTCGTCCCAGATGATCGACTGCGGGCCGTCGATGACCTCCGCCGTCACCTCGAAGCCGCGGTCCGCGGGCAGGCAGTGCATGAAGACCGCGTCGGGCTTCGCGAGCGCCATCATCGCCTCGTCGACGCGGAAGCCGCCGAAGGTCGAGACGCGCTCGGCCTTCTCGTCCTCCTTGCCCATCGACACCCAGGTGTCGGTGACGACGACGTCGACGCCCTCCACGGCCTCCGCCGCGCTCGCGACGACCGTCGCCGAGCCGCCCGTGCTCGCGGCGATGCGCTGCGCGTCGGCGACGACCTCGGCCTCCGGCGCGTATCCGGCCGGGGCGCCCACGCGCACGTGCATGCCGGCGGTCGCGCATGCCAGCAGGTAGGACTGCGCCATGTTCGAGCGGCCGTCGCCGACGAAGGCGACCGAGAGGCCGGCGAGCTCGCCCTTGTGCTCGCGGATCGTGAGCAGGTCGGCGAGCAGCTGGCAGGGGTGGAAGTCGTCGGAGAGCGCGTTCACGACGGGCACCGTCGTGCCCTCGGCCATCTCCTCGAGGCCCGCCTGCGCGTAGGTGCGCCACACGATCGCGGCCACCTGCCGCTCGAGCACGCGCGCGGTGTCGGCCGCGGTCTCCTTGCCGCCGAGCTGGCTCGATGCGGTCGAGATGATGAGCGGCGAGCCGCCCAGGTCGGAGATGCCGACGTGGAACGAGACGCGCGTGCGGGTCGACGACTTGTCGAAGATGACCGCGACCGACTGCGGGCCCTCGAGGGGGCGCTCCGCGAAGCGGTCGGCCTTCATCCTGGCGGCGCGCTCCAGGACCTCGCGCTGCTCGGCGGGGCTCAGGTCGTCGTCGCGGAGGAAGTGGCGGGTCATGCGTGCTCCTTGGCGTTCAGGACGGTGGCGTGCGTGGCGTCGGCCGGCGCGGGCACGACCTCGGTGCCCGAGCCGGCGCTCGTGAAGATCTCGGTGAGGATGGAGTGCGGCGATCGGCCGTCGATGATCGCAGCCTTCGGCACGCCCGCGCGGACAGCGTCGAGGCACGCCTGCATCTTGGGGATCATGCCCGACTCGAGCGAGGGCATGAGGGCTGCGAGCTCGACGTCGGTGAGCTCGCTGATGAGCGACGAGCGGTCGGGCCAGTCGGCGTAGAGCCCCTCGACGTCGGTGAGGATGACGAGCTTCTGCGCCCCGAGCGCTGCGGCGAGCGCCGCGGCCGCGGCGTCGGCGTTGACGTTGAGCGACTCCCCCGGCCGGTCGCCGTCGGGCGCGATCGACGAGACGACGGGCACGAGGCCCGCGTCGAGCAGGCGCTGCACGGGGGCGGGATCGACGGCGACGACGTCGCCGACCTGGCCGAGGTCGTGCTCCTGGCCGTCGATCACGACGCCGCGACGGCGGCCCGTGAAGAGGCCTGCGTCCTCGCCGGACATGCTCGCGGCGACGGGGCCGTGCGCGTTGATGAGCGAGACGAGCGTGCGCGCGACCTGCCCCGTCAGCACCATCCGCACGACGTCCATCGCCTCGCGGCTCGTCACGCGGTAGCCGCCCCGGAACTCGCTCTCGATGCCGTGGATGCGCAGCGCCTCGCTGATCTGCGGGCCGCCGCCGTGCACCACGACCGGGCGGATGCCCACGTGGCGGAGGTAGACGACGTCCTCCGCGAAGGCGCGCTGGAGGTCCTCGCTCACCATGGCGTTGCCGCCGTACTTCACGACCATCGTGGCGCCCCGGTAGCGCTCGAGCCACGGCAGCGACTCGATGAGCGTGGCGGCCTTCTGCGCGAGGAGCGCCTCGTCCCTAGCTGGCATATGCGGAGTTCTCGTGCACGTAGTCGTGGGTCAGGTCGTTCGTGCGGATCGTCGCCGAGGCCGAGCCCGCGTGCAGCTCGATGCGGATGCGCGTCGCGCGCGGCGAGAGGTCGACCTCCTCGCGCGGGCGGTCGGGCTCCCCCGCGTGGCACACGCGCACGCCGTTGAAGGAGACGTCGACCGCGTACGGGTCGAAGGCGGCATCGGTCGTGCCGATCGCCGCGAGCACGCGACCCCAGTTGGGGTCGTTGCCGAAGATCGCGGCCTTGAAGAGGTTGGAGCGGGCCACGGAGCGGCCGACGACGACCGCGTCGTCCTCGCTCGCCGCGCCGACGACCTCGATCGCGATGTCGTGGCTCGCGCCCTCCGCGTCGACCTGCAGCTGCGCCGCGAGGTCGTCGCACACCGCGGTCACGGCGGCGGTGAGGGCCGCCTCGTCGGGCTCGGCGCCCGAGGCACCCGAGGCGAGCAGCCACACGGTGTCGTTCGTCGACATGCAGCCGTCGGAGTCGAGGCGGTCGAAGGTGCGGGCGGTGGCCGCCCGCAGGGCGCGATCGAGCGCGTCGGGCGCCGCGACCGCGTCGGTCGTGAGCACGACGAGCATCGTGGCGAGGCCGGGGGCGAGCATCCCCGCGCCCTTGGCCATGCCGCCGACCGTCCATGCGCGCCCGTCGACGTCGCCGCCGGCGACCGCCTGCTTCGGCACGGAGTCGGTGGTCATGATGGCGCGCGCGGCGTCCTGGCCGCCCTCGGTCGAGAGCGCCTCCGCAGCGAGGTCGACGCCGCGCAGCACCGCCGCGCGGAAGGCCTCGTCGCCGACGCCGATGAGGCCCGTCGAGGCGACCTGCACCTCGATCGCGCCGATGCCGAGCCGCTCGGCGACGCGCTCAGCCGTGCGGTGCGTGGTCTGGAAGCCGAAGGATCCGGTGAAGCAGTTGGCGCCGCCGGAGTTGAGCACGACGGCGCGCGCGGCGCCGCCGGCCATCGCCTGCTGGCTCCAGAGCACCGGGTTGGCCTTCGCGCGGTTCGACGTGAAGACCGCCGCCGCCGCGTCGAGCGGCCCGTCGTTCACGACGAGCGCGACGTCCTTCGCGCCGGACGACTTCACGCCAGCCGCGACGCCCGCCGCACGGAAGCCCGCGGCGGCCGTCACGCTCACGGGGCGACCCCGTCGATCGTGAGGCCGAGGTGCTCCTCGAGGCCGAGGGCGATGTTGGCCGACTGGATCGCGGCGCCCGCCGTGCCCTTGCCGAGGTTGTCGATCGCGGCGATCGCCACGACGCGGCCCGCGGCCTCGTCGACGCCGACGCCGATCTGCACGGCGTTCGTGCCGAGCACATCTGCCGTCCGCGGGTACTGGCCCGCGGGCAGCACGTGCACGAAGCGCTCGTCGTCGTACTCGCCCACCCAGGCCGAGCGGACCTCCTCGGGGCTGGCATCGGCGATGAGCGGCGCCGTGACGGCGGCGAGGATGCCGCGCGACATGGGCACGAGCATGGGCGTGAAGGAGTGGCGCACCTCCGGCGCGCCGACGTGGCGCAGGTTCTGCGCGATCTCCGGCAGGTGGCGGTGGGTGCCGCCCACGCCGTACGCGTTCGCCGAGCCGAGGAGCTCGGAGGCGAGCAGCGAGACCTTCGCCGCCCGGCCGGCGCCCGAGGGGCCGACCGCGAGCGTCGAGACGAGGTCGCCGGGATCGACGAGGCCGGCCGCGATGCCCGGGGCGATCGCGAGCGTCACCGCCGTCGCGTTGCAGCCGGGCACCGCGATGCGGCGGGCCGCGCGCAGCTCGCGACGCTGGCGGCCGCCGTCGGCGAGGATGAGCTCGGGCATGCCGTAGGGCCAGGTGCCCGCGTGCTCGGTGCCGTAGAAGGCCGTCCAGTCCTCGGCGCGCTCGAGCCGGTGGTCGGCGCCCGCGTCGACGACGAGCGTCGACTCCGGCAGCCGCGCCGCGATCGCCCCGGAGTGGCCGTGCGGCAGCGCGAGGAAGACGACGTCGTGGCCTGCCAGCACCTCCGCGGTGGTCTCCTGGAAGGTCAGCGACGCGAGGGAGCGCAGGTTGGGATGCACGGCGACGAGGGGCTGCCCGGCGTTCGAGTGCGCCGTGACGGTGCGCACCTCGAGCTCGGGGTGCTGCGCCAGCAGGCGCAGCAGCTCGCCCCCGGCGTACCCGCTCGCGCCAGCGACGGCGACGGAGAGGCTCATGCCCTCCAGGCTATCTGCCTGCGGCGTCCCCTCCGGTCGCGAAGGTCGCCTCGACGTGCGCCTCGACCTCGAGCTCGCCCGCCTGGAGCTCCACCGATCCCCCTGCGGGCGCCCCCGCCATCATCACGTCGTGCACGCGGTGCTTGGGGCTCGGACCGGATCCGAACGGGCTCGGCTCGCGCACCTCGACGACGCGCACCTCGCCGATCGCGGCGGCGCGCGCGTAGTCCTGAGCGCGCTCGACGGCGTCGGCGACGGCGTCCGCGCGGGCGCCGCGCGCGAGCTCGCGCCGGGTCGGCTCGGTCAGCCTCCACTCGATGTCGCCCACCTCGAGGACAGGGTCGCCGCCGAGCGCCGCGATCCATCGGCCCAGCGCGTCGAGGTCGATGAACGTCGCGGTGACGCTCGCCGCCGCGGCGTAGACGAGGCGGGGCGCCTTGTCGTCGCCGCGCCACTCGCGGTGGTGCGAGAGCCAGACGCGATCGGCGTGCCACGACTCGGCCGCGCCGGCGGCGACGAGCTCCTTGACCTCCGCGACGACGCGCGCGTGCGCCTCCTGCACCGTCGCCATCGCGTCGGCGGGCGTCTCCGTCTGCCAGCGCGACTGCACCGTGAGCTCCGCGCGCTCGGCGGCGGCGCGGCGGGACCCCGTCCCCTGGACCGTGATGTGCACCATGCGACCGGATGCTAGCGGCGGCGCCTGCGACCGCCCTGGCGGGCGGCCGCAGGCCGGGCCGGGAGCGTCGTGCCTAGTCGCGGAGCCGCGCGCCGTGGCGCTCGGCCGCGACGGCGACGCCCGAGAGCTTCGCCTCGGTCGCCTCGGCAGCGGTGAGCGTGCGGTCGGCGGCGCGGAAGCGGAGCGCGAACGTCAGCGACTTCTCGCCCTCGCCGAGGCCCGCGCCCCGGTAGTCGTCGACGAGCGCGATGTGCTCGAGCAGCGCGCCGGCGCCCTCGCGCACGGCGGTGAGGACCTGCCCGGCGGGGACCGCCGCGGGCACGACGAGCGAGAGGTCCTGCGTCGCCGCCGGCACGGGCGCGATCCGCAGCGTGTCGAGGCCCACGCGCGCCGCGGCGATGATCGCGCCGAGGTCGAGGCTCCGCGACCGCGACGACGCGCGGCAGGTCGGCCGCCTCGGCGACGGCCGGCAGCAGGCTCGCCCGCGACGCCGACGACCGCGCCGTCGACGAGCAGGCTCGGCCGTGCGACCGGGGTGCAGCCACGGCCGCTCCGCCTGCCGCAGGCTCGAGCGCGAGGCCCGCGGTGCGCGCGACGCGCTCGGCCACCTCGACGGCGTCGGCGAGCCCGTAGCGCACCGCGGCGACGCCGGGCTGCTTGCGGACGCGCTCGCCGAGCAGCACCGCCGCGAGGCGCAGCGGCTGCTCGGGCAGGCGGTCGAGCGCCTCGAGCACGTCGTCGCTCGGGCGGCCCGCGGCCTCGGGCAGCGCCTCGGTGCCGTGGCCCTCGGTCGCGAGGAAGGCGTGGCCGATCTCGAAGAGCGCGAGGTCGGTCAGGCCACGACCCAGGTTGCGGTGGGCGGTGTCGAGCATCCCGGGGACGAGCGCGGTGCGCAGCCAGGGGCGCTCGCCGTCGAGGGGGTTCTCGAGGCGCACGGGCTCGTCGCCCGCGAGCCGCGCCTGCGCCTCGGTGACGAAGGGCGCCACGAGCACCTCGGTGAGGCCCGCGGCGGCGAGGCCGTCGGCGACGCGGCGGCGGAGCCGCTGCGCGCGGGTGTGGCCCCGACCCGGCGGGGCGACCGGGAGGACGGCGGGGATGCGGTCGAAGCCCACGACGCGCGCGACCTCCTCCACGAGGCCCTCGCGGTCGACGAGGTCGGGGCGCCACGACGGCGGCACGACGACCCACGACGCGCCGTCCTCCTCGACCGCCGCACCGATGCGCTCGAGCGCGTCGCGCGCCTCGGCGTCGAGGTAGTCGGCGCCGGTGTGGGCGCGCCAGTAGCCGACCGGGATGGCGATCGGCTCGCGCGCGGCCACCTCGCCGACGCGCGCGCCGAGCGCGTCGAGCGTGCCGCCCGCGAGCTCGACGAGCAGGCTGGGCGACGCGCGCCGCCGCCGCGTCGGCGACCGCGGGGTCGACGCCGCGCTCGAAGCGCTTCGAGGCCTCCGAGAACAGCTTGTGCCGGCGCGCGGTGCGGCCGATCGAGACGCCGTCGAAGGTCGCCGCCTCGATGAGCACGTCGGTCGTCGCCGAGCCGATCTCGGTCTCGGCGCCGCCCATGACGCCCGCGAGGCCGATCGCGCCGCGGTCGTCGGTGATGACGAGGTCCTCGGGGTGCAGGGCGCGGTCGACGCCGTCGAGCGTCGTGAGCCGCTCCCCCTGCTGCGCGCGGCGCACGCCGAGGCCGCCGCGGAGCGTGCCGAGGTCGTAGCCGTGGATCGGCTGGCCGAGCTCGAGCATGACGTAGTTCGTGATGTCGACCGGGAGCGAGATCGAGCGGATGCCCGCGAGCCGCAGGCGCGCCGCGAGCCAGCCGGGCGTCGCGCGGCCGGGGTCGATGCCGCGCACGACCCGCACGACGAAGCGCGAGCAGCCGACGCGACCGCGGATGGGCGCGTCGTCGTCGATCGCGACGGGGAAGCCGCGGCCCTCTCCCGCGTCGACCGCCGCCGGGTCGCGGAAGGCCTGCCCGGTGGCGGAGGCGACCTCGCGCGCGATGCCGCGGAGCGAGAGCGCGTAGCCGCGGTCGGGCGTGACGTTGATCTCGACGGCCTGGTCGTCGAGGCCGAGGATCGCGAGGGCGTCCTCGCCGACCTCGCCGGGGATCCCGAGCTGGTCGAGCCGCATGATGCCGTCGTGGTCGTCGCCGAGCCCGAGCTCGCGCTCGGAGGCGATCATGCCGTCGGAGACGTGGCCGTAGGTCTTGCGCGCGGCGATCTCGAAGCCGCCGGGCAGCGCGGCGCCCGGGAGCGTCACGACGACGCGGTCGCCCTCGACGAAGTTCAGCGCGCCGCAGACGATGCCGCGGACGCCGCCGTTCGCCTCGCCGACGTCGACCTGGCACCAGCGGATCGTCTTGCCGTTCTTCTGCGGCTCCGCCTCGATCGAGAGGACCCTGCCGACGACGATCGGCCCGCGGAGGTCGCCGCCGTGCACGGCCTCCTCCTCGAAGCCGACGCGCACGAGGGTCGCGTGGAGCCACGCGGCGGCGTCCTCCGTGGGGACGTCGACGTGGTCGCGGAGCCAGGAGAGCGGGATGCGCATCTCAGATCACCATCCCGAACTGCTCGGTGAAGCGGACGTCGCCCTCGATCATGTCGCGCATGTCGTCGAGCTGGTAGCGGAACTGGAGGGTGCGCTCGATGCCCATGCCGAACGCGAAGCCCGAGTACACCTCAGGGTCGACGCCGGCGGCGCGGAGCACGTTGGGGTTGACCATGCCGCAGCCGCCCCACTCGACCCAGCGCGGGCCGCCGCGCATGCCGGGGTGCCACACGTCCATCTCGGCGCTCGGCTCGGTGAACGGGAAGTAGTTGGGGCGCAGGCGGATGCGCGCCTCCTCGCCGAACATCTGGCGGGCCAGGTGCTCGAGCGTGCCGCGCAGGTGGGCCATGGTGATGCCCTCGTCGACGGCGAGGCCCTCGAGCTGCGTGAAGACGGGCAGGTGCGTGGCGTCGATGTCGTCGGTGCGGTAGACGCGGCCGGGCGCGACGACGTACACGGGCAGCTCGCGCGTGAGGAGCGAGCGGATCTGCACGGGGCTCGTCTGGGTGCGGAGCACCAGGTGGCGGTCGGCGGGCGCGACGTAGAAGGTGTCTGACTCGCTGCGCGCCGGGTGGTCGGGGTCGACGTTCAGGGCGTCGAAGTTGTACCACTCGTGCTCGAGCTCGGGGCCCTCGGCGATCTCCCAACCCATGCCGACGAAGACGTCGCCCATCTCGTCCATGAGCATCGTGAGCGGGTGGCGGCCGCCGGGTCGCTGGAGGCGCGGGAGCGCGGTGACGTCGACGCGCTCGGCCTCGAGCTGCACCGCCTGCTCGGCGGCCTCGAGCTCGGCCAGCCGCGCCGCGATCGCGGCGCCGACCTGCTGGCGACCGCCGCCGATCAGCTGCCCTGCCGCCTTCCGGTCCTCCGGGGCGATGTCGCGGAGCGAGGCGTTGAGCGCGGCGAGCTCGCTGCCCTGGCCGTTGTGCTGGCCCTTCGCGGCCTGCAGCTCGGCGGTGGTCTGGGCGGCCTCGATCGCGCTGAGCGCCGCGGCCACCGCGGCGTTGACGCGCGCGCCGAGGTCGGCGGAGGTGTCGGGGGGAGTCACCCGACGATCCTATCGACGGGCGGGGCCCGGGAGCCCGCTGCGACGACAGAGGGCGGGCACCTCTCGGTGCCCGCCCTCTCTGCCGCCACGCTTCGCTCAGCGCGGATGGCCTCCACCGTCGGGATCGTGATCGGAGGCTCGGCCGGTGAGCCCGAGCGTGCCTCCGCCGCCGACGACGTTGCCGGTGTTCGCGTCGACGCCGCGCTGCGTCAGCAGGAGCTGCGTGTCGGTCGCGCCGCCTGCGTTGCCGGGGCGCGTGCCGCCCGCCGCCTTGGGGCCGGCCGCCGAGCGACGCTGCACGACCGTCGCGAGCCACGACAGCAGCAGGCAGATGGCGATGTAGATGGCGCCGACGACGATGGTCGACTGGATGATCGGCCGGTCGAGGGTCGCGGCCGAGCCGAGCCGCTTCGCGATGAAGAGGAGCTCGGGGTAGGTGATGATGAAGCCGAGCGCGGTGTCCTTCAGCGTCACGACGAGCTGCGCGATGATCACGGGCAGCATCGACCGGATCGCCTGCGGCAGCAGGATGAGGCGCATGACGCCGGACTTCCGGAGGCCGATCGCGTAGCCCGCCTCCTTCTGCCCCCTCGGCAGGGCCTCGACGCCGGCGCGGATGACCTCCGCGAGCACCGAGCCGTTGTATGCCACGAGCGCGATGACGACCGCCCAGTACGGCGGGAGCCTCGGCCCGAGCACCGGCAGCGCGTAGTAGAGCAGCATCATGAAGATGAGCACGGGGATCGCGCGGAGCACCTCGGTGACCACGGCGGCCGGCACTCGGACCCACCGGTGGTCGGAGAGGCGCGCGATCGCGAGCACGAGGCCGAGCACCAGCGCACCGACGGCCGCGACCGCGAACGCGCCCAGCGTCGCGCCGAGGCCCGTGAGGATCTGCTCCCAGATCGTCTGGTAGGCGAACGCCTCCCACTTGCTGGCGCTGAACTGGCCCGTGACGGCCATGCGCCACGCGATCCAGCCGAGCGCCGCGAGCACGGCGGCGACGGTGACGACGCCGAGGATGCGGTTGCGCGCGACGGCCCGGGGGCCGGGCACGTCGTAGAGGACGGAGGCCTGGCTCATCGCGCCACCTTCCAGCGTCGTTCGAGCTGCGCCTGCAGCAGCGTGAGGAGCATGACGAGGGCGACGAAGATGATGGCGACCCAGAGCAGCACGTCCATCGGGTTCTCGCCGCGCTCCGACATGTAGGCGCGGATCGAGCCGAGGTTGAGCACCGAGAAACCGGCAGCGACCGTCGTGTTCTTCAGGAGCGCGATGAACACGCTCATCATCGGCGGGATCACCGCGCGCATCGCCTGCGGCAGGATCACGAGCGACATGACCTGGCCGAAGGGCAGGCCGATCGCGCGAGCGGCCTCCGCCTGGCCCACGGGCACGGTGTTGATGCCGGCGCGGAGGGTCTCCGCGACGTAGGTCGCGGTGTAGAGGCCGAGCGCCCAGATGGCGAGGCCCAGGAAGTCGACGTCGCCCTCGATGAGGACCGGGACGCCGAACGCGAAGAGGAAGAAGATGAGCGTGAGCGGGGTGTTGCGCACGAGGTTGACGTACACCGTGCCGACCGCCCGGGCGATCGGCACCGGCGAGACCCGCATGCCGCCGACGACGATGCCGAGCACGAGCGCGATGGCGCCGCCGCCGAAGAAC
This genomic interval carries:
- a CDS encoding SIMPL domain-containing protein, whose translation is MVHITVQGTGSRRAAAERAELTVQSRWQTETPADAMATVQEAHARVVAEVKELVAAGAAESWHADRVWLSHHREWRGDDKAPRLVYAAAASVTATFIDLDALGRWIAALGGDPVLEVGDIEWRLTEPTRRELARGARADAVADAVERAQDYARAAAIGEVRVVEVREPSPFGSGPSPKHRVHDVMMAGAPAGGSVELQAGELEVEAHVEATFATGGDAAGR
- a CDS encoding amino acid ABC transporter permease, translating into MSQASVLYDVPGPRAVARNRILGVVTVAAVLAALGWIAWRMAVTGQFSASKWEAFAYQTIWEQILTGLGATLGAFAVAAVGALVLGLVLAIARLSDHRWVRVPAAVVTEVLRAIPVLIFMMLLYYALPVLGPRLPPYWAVVIALVAYNGSVLAEVIRAGVEALPRGQKEAGYAIGLRKSGVMRLILLPQAIRSMLPVIIAQLVVTLKDTALGFIITYPELLFIAKRLGSAATLDRPIIQSTIVVGAIYIAICLLLSWLATVVQRRSAAGPKAAGGTRPGNAGGATDTQLLLTQRGVDANTGNVVGGGGTLGLTGRASDHDPDGGGHPR
- the argC gene encoding N-acetyl-gamma-glutamyl-phosphate reductase — encoded protein: MSLSVAVAGASGYAGGELLRLLAQHPELEVRTVTAHSNAGQPLVAVHPNLRSLASLTFQETTAEVLAGHDVVFLALPHGHSGAIAARLPESTLVVDAGADHRLERAEDWTAFYGTEHAGTWPYGMPELILADGGRQRRELRAARRIAVPGCNATAVTLAIAPGIAAGLVDPGDLVSTLAVGPSGAGRAAKVSLLASELLGSANAYGVGGTHRHLPEIAQNLRHVGAPEVRHSFTPMLVPMSRGILAAVTAPLIADASPEEVRSAWVGEYDDERFVHVLPAGQYPRTADVLGTNAVQIGVGVDEAAGRVVAIAAIDNLGKGTAGAAIQSANIALGLEEHLGLTIDGVAP
- a CDS encoding amino acid ABC transporter permease, whose amino-acid sequence is MLDALFGHLDLWGQALWGTVVLFFGGGAIALVLGIVVGGMRVSPVPIARAVGTVYVNLVRNTPLTLIFFLFAFGVPVLIEGDVDFLGLAIWALGLYTATYVAETLRAGINTVPVGQAEAARAIGLPFGQVMSLVILPQAMRAVIPPMMSVFIALLKNTTVAAGFSVLNLGSIRAYMSERGENPMDVLLWVAIIFVALVMLLTLLQAQLERRWKVAR
- the pheS gene encoding phenylalanine--tRNA ligase subunit alpha gives rise to the protein MTPPDTSADLGARVNAAVAAALSAIEAAQTTAELQAAKGQHNGQGSELAALNASLRDIAPEDRKAAGQLIGGGRQQVGAAIAARLAELEAAEQAVQLEAERVDVTALPRLQRPGGRHPLTMLMDEMGDVFVGMGWEIAEGPELEHEWYNFDALNVDPDHPARSESDTFYVAPADRHLVLRTQTSPVQIRSLLTRELPVYVVAPGRVYRTDDIDATHLPVFTQLEGLAVDEGITMAHLRGTLEHLARQMFGEEARIRLRPNYFPFTEPSAEMDVWHPGMRGGPRWVEWGGCGMVNPNVLRAAGVDPEVYSGFAFGMGIERTLQFRYQLDDMRDMIEGDVRFTEQFGMVI
- the argJ gene encoding bifunctional glutamate N-acetyltransferase/amino-acid acetyltransferase ArgJ; the protein is MSVTAAAGFRAAGVAAGVKSSGAKDVALVVNDGPLDAAAAVFTSNRAKANPVLWSQQAMAGGAARAVVLNSGGANCFTGSFGFQTTHRTAERVAERLGIGAIEVQVASTGLIGVGDEAFRAAVLRGVDLAAEALSTEGGQDAARAIMTTDSVPKQAVAGGDVDGRAWTVGGMAKGAGMLAPGLATMLVVLTTDAVAAPDALDRALRAATARTFDRLDSDGCMSTNDTVWLLASGASGAEPDEAALTAAVTAVCDDLAAQLQVDAEGASHDIAIEVVGAASEDDAVVVGRSVARSNLFKAAIFGNDPNWGRVLAAIGTTDAAFDPYAVDVSFNGVRVCHAGEPDRPREEVDLSPRATRIRIELHAGSASATIRTNDLTHDYVHENSAYAS
- the argB gene encoding acetylglutamate kinase, which encodes MPARDEALLAQKAATLIESLPWLERYRGATMVVKYGGNAMVSEDLQRAFAEDVVYLRHVGIRPVVVHGGGPQISEALRIHGIESEFRGGYRVTSREAMDVVRMVLTGQVARTLVSLINAHGPVAASMSGEDAGLFTGRRRGVVIDGQEHDLGQVGDVVAVDPAPVQRLLDAGLVPVVSSIAPDGDRPGESLNVNADAAAAALAAALGAQKLVILTDVEGLYADWPDRSSLISELTDVELAALMPSLESGMIPKMQACLDAVRAGVPKAAIIDGRSPHSILTEIFTSAGSGTEVVPAPADATHATVLNAKEHA
- the argF gene encoding ornithine carbamoyltransferase, with product MTRHFLRDDDLSPAEQREVLERAARMKADRFAERPLEGPQSVAVIFDKSSTRTRVSFHVGISDLGGSPLIISTASSQLGGKETAADTARVLERQVAAIVWRTYAQAGLEEMAEGTTVPVVNALSDDFHPCQLLADLLTIREHKGELAGLSVAFVGDGRSNMAQSYLLACATAGMHVRVGAPAGYAPEAEVVADAQRIAASTGGSATVVASAAEAVEGVDVVVTDTWVSMGKEDEKAERVSTFGGFRVDEAMMALAKPDAVFMHCLPADRGFEVTAEVIDGPQSIIWDEAENRLHAQKALLAWLLERSLLERSAA
- the argH gene encoding argininosuccinate lyase — its product is MSGAQGTGASGAAPQHGTNEGSLWGGRFASGPSPEMAALSKSTHFDWRLAQHDIRGSKAHATALHAAGLLSDDELRDMRGALDALAERVRTGAFVAAESDEDVHGALERGLIEVAGAELGGRLRAGRSRNDQIATLVRVWMLEEAEEVARGIRAVIEALRLQAEAHPDAPMPGRTHLQHAQPILLSHHLLAHAWPLVRDLERLADWRVRASESPYGAGALAGSTLGLDPALVAAELGLAAPSPNSIDATSARDVVAELTWILAMTAIDLSRLSEEIILWSTRDLGFARLHDGFSTGSSIMPQKKNPDIAELARGKAGRLIGDHTGLLATLKALPLAYNRDLQEDKEPVFDAVDQLRLLLPAFAGLVATLDFDEARMREGAAAGYALATDVAEWLVRRRVPFREAHEISGALVRLCEERGIELDEATDEDYRSVSEHLLPEVREVLTVDGAIAARAGIGGTAGSAVAAQLAALDARLARLAGA